Proteins encoded together in one Megalops cyprinoides isolate fMegCyp1 chromosome 20, fMegCyp1.pri, whole genome shotgun sequence window:
- the nceh1a gene encoding neutral cholesterol ester hydrolase 1a: MKVALALTVILAALTAYYVYIPLPSTVSEPWKLMLLDAVFRSIVHVGNLANALGLTHYIRVLNYTVTLDTLGPVTTGDLRVTDTNFDGVEVRVYEWMGGEEGEAKRGVVYIHGGGWALGSTRMGSYDVLCRQMSVELKAVIVSVEYRLAPDVRFPVQYNDVLLASKHFLQPQVLARYSVDPDRVGVSGDSAGGNLAAAVAQQVAMDSSIPVKFKVQALIYPVLQALDFNTPSYQQNQEVPILYRTLMIQFWLEYLDADPSFIHPMLVNNHTSLDLSLVGPSRAKVDWEELLPAEYKKDYRRVAPARGTPRVLEEVPALLDPRAAPLLAEQDVLARTPRAYVLTCEHDVLRDDGAMYVHRLEEAGVPVEHAHFADGFHGCMTFAFWPTHFAVGARTLENYVAWLGQNL, translated from the exons ATGAAGGTGGCCCTCGCTCTAACTGTGATACTGGCTGCTCTAACGGCTTATTATGTCTACATCCCGTTGCCCAGTACAGTTTCAGAACCATGGAAACTCATGCTTCTGGATGCAGTGTTTCGTTCCATCGTGCATGTG ggAAACCTGGCCAATGCCCTGGGCCTCACCCACTACATCCGAGTGCTCAACTACACCGTGACTCTCGACACGCTTGGCCCAGTGACCACCGGCGACCTGCGGGTCACCGACACCAACTTCGACGGGGTCGAAGTTCGGGTGTACGAGTGgatgggaggggaggagggcgAGGCGAAGAGGGGCGTGGTGTACATCCATGGAGGGGGCTGGGCCTTGGGCAGTACCA GGATGGGGTCCTACGATGTTCTCTGCAGGCAAATGTCAGTGGAATTGAAGGCAGTCATTGTCTCTGTTGA GTACCGCCTGGCCCCTGACGTTCGTTTTCCTGTGCAGTACAATGACGTCCTCTTGGCCTCCAAGCATTTCCTGCAGCCTCAGGTTCTGGCCCGGTACTCGGTGGACCCGGACCGGGTGGGGGTGTCAGGTGACAGCGCTGGGGGTAACCTGGCCGCGGCGGTGGCTCAACAG GTGGCTATGGACAGTAGCATTCCTGTGAAGTTCAAGGTCCAGGCGCTCATCTACCCAGTGCTGCAGGCCCTGGACTTCAACACGCCCTCGTACCAGCAGAACCAGGAAGTGCCCATCCTGTACCGCACCCTCATGATCCAGTTCTGGCTGGAGTACCTTGACGCGGACCCCAGCTTCATCCACCCGATGCTGGTCAACAACCACACCTCGCTGGACCTGAGCCTCGTCGGTCCGAGCCGGGCCAAGGTGGACTGGGAGGAGCTGCTTCCGGCCGAGTACAAGAAGGACTACAGGCGGGTGGCGCCAGCCCGGGGGACGCCGCGGGTCCTCGAGGAAGTCCCGGCGCTGCTGGACCCGCGGGCCGCCCCCCTGCTGGCGGAGCAGGACGTCCTAGCCCGCACGCCGCGGGCGTACGTCCTGACGTGCGAGCATGACGTTCTGAGGGATGACGGGGCCATGTACGTGCACCGCCTGGAGGAGGCGGGTGTCCCCGTCGAGCACGCCCACTTCGCCGACGGTTTCCACGGCTGCATGACCTTCGCCTTCTGGCCCACCCACTTCGCGGTGGGCGCGCGGACTCTGGAGAACTACGTCGCCTGGCTCGGTCAGAACCTGTAG